TAAGGTGACTGCCTTTTAAGAAATTATTACAGAGATGTATCAACACGTATAACCGGCGACTGATACCGAAGGTATCAGTCGCTTGGTTCCGCGCTGCGCGCGGAAGGCTGCCCCCGGCGAGGCTACCAGATTGCAAAATAATATCTCCCTACCCCAAATATTATACTCATCAACACCACATACAGAACATTGGTATTATATCTCAATAATAAAAATAATACTAACGCTACCCAACCTACGGAGATATAGTCGATCCCCTGAAAAGACAGCTGTTCCGGAAATATAATACTACGGCCCAGGAAGAAGGTGAGGTTGAGGATAACGCCCACTACTGCTGCTGTTACCAGTGATAGAATGGTTTGAATAAGATGATGATCTTTGTATTTGTCTGCAAAAGGAGCTCCCAGGAAGATAAAGAGGAAGTTAGGCAGAAAAGTAAAATAAGTAGTAGCCAGCAGGCCCAGTACTCCGAAAAGTATGGAATGCTGGAAATGATTATAGGCTGCGATGAAACCCACAAAAGAAAGCACGATGATCAACGGCCCCGGTGTGGTTTCCGCCAGTGCAAAGCCGTCCAGCATCTGTAGCCTGGAGAGCCACAGAAATTTCAGTACCACCAGCTGCGCCACATATGGAATGACTGTATAGGATCCGCCAATGGTGATGCAGGCCGTTTGTGTGAAGAAAAATACCAGTGATGACCAGAAATGGTGGTCATCTCCCCAAAATAATAAAAACAAAAACGGGACACCCCACAACGCCAGAAACGATAATAGCAGCCGCACAATAGCCTTTCCGGACAATAACTTCTCCTGTTGCGTAAGGTTGATGGTATATTCTTTTTCCTGCTCCGTATTAATGGTATTGACGCCACTTTTCGCGATACCGGCTATTTTTGGAAATAGCTTGTCCATGATAACGGAGAGTACGATAATGCCCAGGATAACCAGTGGCATGGCCACGTGCAAAAAATAGGAGAGGGCAAACGTGAGCAATGCTACAATATAATGAATGCTGCTATGCAGGGCTTTCTTGCCTACTTTATAGGTGGCTACCAGGATAATGGCCAGCACACTGGGTTTTAAGCCGTTAAAAATGCTGATAAGCAGAGGCGTGTTGCCATATATTACATAGATGATACTGAGGATGAGGAGGATGAACATGGATGGCAGCACGAACAAAGTGCCGGCGGTAATGCCTCCCTTTTTGCCATGTAGTTTCCAGCCGATGTAGATGGCCAGTTGCTGTGCTTCCGGACCGGGTAATACCATACAGCTGTTTAAAGCCTGCAGAAATTTACTGTTGCTGATCCATTTTCGCTTTTCTACGAGATAGTCGTGCATAATGGAGATATGCCCTGTGGTGCCTCCAAAGCTGATCCAGCCAAGTTTAAACCAGAATTTTAATGCATCGCGGAATGATGGCCTGTCGGGTGTTGTAGTAGTTGTATTATTCGCCATAAGTAGGTCGTAAAGGTATTAAATACCGCCTGGAAGGGAAAGTAAAACAGGGGAAATCTGATAGTTTGATGACCATCTTTTTGATGTACGGTAAATGACTGAAAATGTAGCGGACGGCGCCTTTGATTATAGCGGGATAATTATCAGATTAACATTTTACAGATATCATCGCTGCAAAACATACTTCTTTTCCTGAAAAGTATTTATAGCTTTATGGGGAAATAAAGGTAGTAGTAATAAAAAGAGAGAAAGTTGATTTGTAATGCTTTGAGAAAGCCAACAGTAACCATCGTCTGCCATCATACACCTTTTGCATCTGTGCCTGTTAATAGTGTCGCCGGATTGGCCGGCCGACCGGATTTTCTGACTTGTGAATATCAGGGAACATGGGTAGGGATGAGTTATTAAGTGCCAGCGACGGGGATTTGCTGGCGGCTATGAGCAGGGGTAATACCCTGGCTTTTGACACCCTGTATAACCGGTACTGGAAAGATGTGTATAACATCGCCTACAAGCGCCTCCAGCAGATGGACCTGGCGCAGGACGTGGCACAGGATGTATTTGTCCAGCTCTGGACCCGGGAAAAAAGTACACCTATCGATAATTTAGGCGGCTATTTACGTATAGCCACCCGTAATTGTGTTTTCAAACAAATGGAAAAGTCGGCCAGGCAGCCACTTATCCCGGATCCGGCCTCCTTCCTGGAGGAGCTGAAGGAAACCGGTGGCACCGCCGATGATAATATGCTGTATAAGGAGTTCCTGGCCGCCTTCCAGGCGCTGACGGCTACCCTTCCTGCCCAGCAGCAGCTGATCTTTAATATGCGCTTCCATGAGGGCCGTAGCAGCCAGGAAATCGCAGATGAATTGCAGCTCTCCGTTAAAACAGTACGCAACCAGATGGGAAAGGCACTGTCTAAACTGAGGGAATCGCTCATCCTCCTCCAAATCGCCCTGATCATCGCTGGTTTAAAATAAATACCAGTTATTTACATGTAAATTAAAAATATATGAATAACGGATGGGCGCAAACGAAAAAACAGACTCATACTAAATAGAAACGGAACAGATGGACAACCAAAATAGCGTTTTATTCTCCCTGTTACTTAAAAAATACAGGGAGGGAACTGCCACCGAAGAAGAGAAACGGTTCCTGGAAACATACTATGATCTGTTTGACAATAATGAAGATCTGATAACGGACGAGAACGAAGCAGCATATGCTTCGTTAAAAACAACGCTCCGGGAGAATATAGCTGAAGCGATAGCACACCGGCAGCAGCCACCAAAAATGGCGCTGCACTGGGTTCGCCGTACTGTCGCCGCCGCGGCGGTAATAGCTTTGCTGGGAACTGCTACCTGGTATATCGTCCGCCAGATGCCGGCTCGCCGCCACCAGGTGGCGGATGCGCGTCATACCGTGAAAGAAGTCAGCAAACCTACATTGCAGCTGGCAAACGGCGCTATCATTGAATTGGGCGACAGCACCTCCGGCCAGATAGCCGAGCAGCAAGGTATTGTGATCAGAAAGGCAAAAGATGGCTCACTGGTATACGAAGCCGCAAAGGAAACGCAGCAGGGCGCCAGCGACGCCACATCTGCCAGAGAAAACATACTGACCACGCCCAAAGGGATGAAATACAAAGTAGTCCTCCCGGATGGCTCAGAAGTATGGTTAAACGCCGCCAGTTCCCTGCATTACCCTGCCAGGTTTGCAGCAGATACCAGGACGGTGCAACTCAGCGGGGAAGCATATTTCACCGTGGCAACGGATGCTAAACGTCCGTTCATCGTAACGTCAGGAAACCAAAGCGTACAGGTGCTCGGCACCAGCTTTAATATCAATGCCTACGAGGAAGAGCCAGGTGTTAAAACAACGCTGCTGCAAGGCGCCGTGAAAGTAACCGCCGGTAACCAGTCCTGCACATTGGTGCCAGGCCAGCAGGCAGTGTCCAATGATGCGGAGGCACTGGTGAAACGCAATGCAGATACAGAAAAGGAAACCGCATGGATCAATAATAAGTTCTCTTTCCGCAACGATGATGTGCAGGTGGTAATGCGGCAGATCGCCCGCTGGTATGATGTGGAAATACGGTATAACGGTAATATCCCTACGGATAAATTTGTTGGAGAAATTGCGATGTCCAGTAACCTTCAGGATGTACTGAGAATACTGGAAATTAACGGTCTCCGTTTTGAGGTCAGTGGAAAGGTCATTACCGTCTCTGAAAAAAAATAACAGCTGTTAACAGATAATAAATCAAACCAACCTAAATCTATTTTTTATGTAACTTTTTTTACTGTCAACCAACTGCTAACGCCTTGTAAAATGCTGACTGAATCAGACAAGCACTGTTGTCGCAGCTTGTCCGCTCCTTATATCGACTAAATCTATTTTATAATGAAATGTAGATTTCATCTCCGTCCTTTGTCCATACGGACAAGGGTAAGGAAACGCTTGTGTGTACCTTTTAAACCGGCGGTCTCGTTACTGCTTATCCTCCTGCTGGGATTTAACACTTATGCCTATACGCAGTACGTAAGTATAACGAAACAGAATGTATCACTGGAAAGTGTTTTCTCGGATATTAAAAAACAGACCGGATATACTTTCTTCTACAAAGGAAAGATCAATCCGGGAGAACTCAGGCTCAACGTAGACCTGAAACATGTATCGCTGGAAAACGCCCTGACAGAATGCCTGGCGCAGTTTAAACTGAATTATACAATTGTAGATAAGACAATTGTTATCACTACAGCGAATGCTTCGGTAGCGCCTGTTACTACGGAAGCGGCGCCCATCCAGGTAATCACCGGTAGTGTAACAGATAGTATCAGCCATGATCCAATGGTGGCTGTTACTATCCTTGTTAAAAATAAAGCTGCCCGCGTACTCAGTGCTGATAACGGCACCTGGCGCATTGAAGCGGAATACGGCGATGTGCTGGTGTTCTCCTGTATAGGCTACCGTACCAAAGAAGTAGTGGTAAAAGGTGCGGTGATGAATGTTGTACTGTCGCCCAATACCAGCTCCCTCAGCGATGTGGTGGTTACCGGTTATCAGAATATCAAAAAAGATAACTACACCGGTAACGCCATCGTCGTGAAAGGCGACCAGCTGAAACAACTCAACTCCCAGAATATTCTCAAAGGCCTCGCCTCTTTTGATCCCTCTTTCCGCCTGGCTGAGAACAACCTCGTAGGCTCCGATCCCAATGCTTTGCCCAAGATCAATGTCCGGGGCAGCACGGCATTGCCTGCCGGCAACGGGGAAATACTGGACAGAAACAACCTTTCCAGCTCCTATAATTTGCCGGTATTCATCCTGGATGGCTTTGAGGTAAATCTCCAGAAAGTGGTAGACATGGACATCAACAGGATTGCCAGTGTTACCATCCTGAAAGACGCCGCTGCTACAGCAGTTTACGGTTCCCGCGCTGCCAACGGTGTGATCGTTATCTCCACCAAAGCGCCTACGCCCGGTAAACTCCGTCTCAGCTACAACTTCGAAGTAAAAGGAACAGCGCCGGACCTCTCTGATTACAGCATCCTCAATGCAAAGGATAAGCTGGAATATGAAAGACTCGCAGGACTATACAATAATAACACCAACAGCGCATCTACACAGGATGAACTGGACCAGCTATATTATTCCAAATACAAGAATGTAATCAGTGGCGTTAATACCTACTGGCTTAGCCAGCCGTTGCAGAATACTGTTTCGCAGAAACATTCCCTGTATGCCGAGGGTGGCGATTCCTCTTTTCGCTATGGTATTGACTTGCGCTACCAGACCGATCCCGGCGTGATGAAGAACTCCGGCCGCGACAGGTTTAGCGGCGGCATGAGTTTTACGTATAACCCTACCCGTAGCCTGATCATTAAAAATGAACTCACTGCCACACAGGTAAACGAAAAGAATTCCAATTATGGCAGCTTCAGTACTTATGTGGCCATGAACCCCTACTATCCGATCTATGATGCCAATGGTAAACTGCTGCAGGAAATCGCCAACTGGCGCGTAGATACTCATAAATCAGATACGGCGCAGTATAAAACTATACCGGTATATAATCCTTTGTACGAGGCCTCTCTCAGTAATTTTGACAAAGCAGCATACCTGGAACTGATTGATGTACTGTCGGCCGACTGGCGCATCACACCAGCGTTACGACTGGTTGGTCTGATGAGTATCAACAGTACCAAAAGTACAACCGATAAATTCGTTTCTCCATACAGCAGGGTGTTTATAAACGACACCGGTGATGACCTTAAAAACAGGGGTAGCTATGACTACAGTGCCACAAAGCTTTTCAATATGGATGGAAACGTGCGTTTCGTGTATAACAACCAGTTTGGTGATCATTCGGTAAATGCCGTGCTGGGTGCAAACGTAACATCTTCCAATTCGGATTTTAAAGGCTTCCAGGCGAGAGGTTTCTCCAATGATAGATTTACCAGCATTGCCTTTGCACGTACCTATACACCGAATGCCGCGCCTACAGGAAGGATCACGGACAGCAGATTGCTGGGTTCCTTTTTTAGCGGTAGCTATTCCTATAAAAATAAATACCTGTTTGATGGGGCATTTCGTATGGATGGAAGCTCTGCTTTCGGCGCCAATAAAAGATTTGCGCCTTTCTGGTCAGGAGGTATCGGCTGGAATATCCATAACGAGGAATTCTTTAAAGAAGCCTTCCCGGGTATGTCGCGCCTGAAAATAGCTGCTACCAGTGGTCTTACAGGGT
The Chitinophaga sp. Cy-1792 genome window above contains:
- the chrA gene encoding chromate efflux transporter — protein: MANNTTTTTPDRPSFRDALKFWFKLGWISFGGTTGHISIMHDYLVEKRKWISNSKFLQALNSCMVLPGPEAQQLAIYIGWKLHGKKGGITAGTLFVLPSMFILLILSIIYVIYGNTPLLISIFNGLKPSVLAIILVATYKVGKKALHSSIHYIVALLTFALSYFLHVAMPLVILGIIVLSVIMDKLFPKIAGIAKSGVNTINTEQEKEYTINLTQQEKLLSGKAIVRLLLSFLALWGVPFLFLLFWGDDHHFWSSLVFFFTQTACITIGGSYTVIPYVAQLVVLKFLWLSRLQMLDGFALAETTPGPLIIVLSFVGFIAAYNHFQHSILFGVLGLLATTYFTFLPNFLFIFLGAPFADKYKDHHLIQTILSLVTAAVVGVILNLTFFLGRSIIFPEQLSFQGIDYISVGWVALVLFLLLRYNTNVLYVVLMSIIFGVGRYYFAIW
- a CDS encoding RNA polymerase sigma factor — protein: MGRDELLSASDGDLLAAMSRGNTLAFDTLYNRYWKDVYNIAYKRLQQMDLAQDVAQDVFVQLWTREKSTPIDNLGGYLRIATRNCVFKQMEKSARQPLIPDPASFLEELKETGGTADDNMLYKEFLAAFQALTATLPAQQQLIFNMRFHEGRSSQEIADELQLSVKTVRNQMGKALSKLRESLILLQIALIIAGLK
- a CDS encoding FecR family protein, coding for MDNQNSVLFSLLLKKYREGTATEEEKRFLETYYDLFDNNEDLITDENEAAYASLKTTLRENIAEAIAHRQQPPKMALHWVRRTVAAAAVIALLGTATWYIVRQMPARRHQVADARHTVKEVSKPTLQLANGAIIELGDSTSGQIAEQQGIVIRKAKDGSLVYEAAKETQQGASDATSARENILTTPKGMKYKVVLPDGSEVWLNAASSLHYPARFAADTRTVQLSGEAYFTVATDAKRPFIVTSGNQSVQVLGTSFNINAYEEEPGVKTTLLQGAVKVTAGNQSCTLVPGQQAVSNDAEALVKRNADTEKETAWINNKFSFRNDDVQVVMRQIARWYDVEIRYNGNIPTDKFVGEIAMSSNLQDVLRILEINGLRFEVSGKVITVSEKK
- a CDS encoding SusC/RagA family TonB-linked outer membrane protein, whose amino-acid sequence is MKCRFHLRPLSIRTRVRKRLCVPFKPAVSLLLILLLGFNTYAYTQYVSITKQNVSLESVFSDIKKQTGYTFFYKGKINPGELRLNVDLKHVSLENALTECLAQFKLNYTIVDKTIVITTANASVAPVTTEAAPIQVITGSVTDSISHDPMVAVTILVKNKAARVLSADNGTWRIEAEYGDVLVFSCIGYRTKEVVVKGAVMNVVLSPNTSSLSDVVVTGYQNIKKDNYTGNAIVVKGDQLKQLNSQNILKGLASFDPSFRLAENNLVGSDPNALPKINVRGSTALPAGNGEILDRNNLSSSYNLPVFILDGFEVNLQKVVDMDINRIASVTILKDAAATAVYGSRAANGVIVISTKAPTPGKLRLSYNFEVKGTAPDLSDYSILNAKDKLEYERLAGLYNNNTNSASTQDELDQLYYSKYKNVISGVNTYWLSQPLQNTVSQKHSLYAEGGDSSFRYGIDLRYQTDPGVMKNSGRDRFSGGMSFTYNPTRSLIIKNELTATQVNEKNSNYGSFSTYVAMNPYYPIYDANGKLLQEIANWRVDTHKSDTAQYKTIPVYNPLYEASLSNFDKAAYLELIDVLSADWRITPALRLVGLMSINSTKSTTDKFVSPYSRVFINDTGDDLKNRGSYDYSATKLFNMDGNVRFVYNNQFGDHSVNAVLGANVTSSNSDFKGFQARGFSNDRFTSIAFARTYTPNAAPTGRITDSRLLGSFFSGSYSYKNKYLFDGAFRMDGSSAFGANKRFAPFWSGGIGWNIHNEEFFKEAFPGMSRLKIAATSGLTGSVDFPPFLARTTYNYNTANWYSTGIGATVNGYGNENLEWQRTANYEVRAELGFLNDRIIINPVYYYKLTKGLLADINVAPSTGFSTYKANLGDMANKGYELYVTVNAYKSRNLNVNLTGNLAHNTNTIVRISEALKAYNESVNKYQQDPDNSAQGTPLLRFAEGQSYNTIYGVKSKGIDPQSGKEIFEKANGKLTYVYDIADTRPIGDYTPKVEGYFGSNVTYKQFIVSFSFHYKYGGDMYNQTLVDRVENADPRFNVDSRALTMRWLKPGDIARYKNIADLTPTYASDRFIQKDNLLELQSLYLSYDLKRELLRSIGFQGLRCSLSMNDVFRLTSVKQERGIDYPFARSLTCSILATF